The proteins below come from a single Anderseniella sp. Alg231-50 genomic window:
- a CDS encoding DUF1330 domain-containing protein — MAKAYWIAHVTVSDPDQYKHYADAAPEAFKKYNARMLARGGQHSQMEGTGKARNVVIEFDSYQDAIDCFNSDEYQAARAKRLGAGEADIVIVEGV; from the coding sequence ATGGCCAAGGCATACTGGATTGCACACGTCACCGTCAGCGACCCTGACCAGTACAAGCACTATGCCGACGCGGCTCCTGAGGCGTTCAAGAAATACAATGCCCGCATGCTGGCCCGCGGCGGTCAGCACTCCCAGATGGAAGGCACCGGCAAGGCTCGAAATGTAGTCATTGAATTCGACAGCTACCAGGATGCGATCGACTGCTTCAACAGCGACGAATACCAGGCCGCCCGTGCCAAGCGCCTGGGAGCCGGTGAAGCGGATATTGTGATCGTCGAAGGCGTC
- the dnaJ gene encoding molecular chaperone DnaJ yields MAKRDYYEVLGVGKTADDKELKSAFRKMAKQYHPDANPDDSSAEQKFKEASEAYEVLKEPQKRAAYDRFGHAAFEDGRGGAGGPGFGPEFSSSMSDIFEDLFGEFMGGGGGGRRPGGRGGSSAARGSDLRYDMEISLTDAYAGKSAQIRVPTSVSCETCSGSGAKPGTNPSTCSTCNGQGAVRSSSGFFTVERACPTCQGRGTVISDPCTNCSGQGRVQKERTLSVNIPAGVEDGTRIRLANEGESGVRGGPAGDLYIFLAIKQHEFFQRDGADLFSRVPISMTSAALGGEIEVPTIDGKKARVTIPEGTQGGKQFRLKGKGMPVLRSSQHGDMYIQVSVETPVNLSRKQKDLLRDFESQGKDNSPQSAGFFTKARSFWDSFGS; encoded by the coding sequence ATGGCGAAACGAGATTATTACGAGGTACTGGGCGTCGGCAAAACCGCCGATGACAAGGAGCTGAAAAGCGCTTTTCGCAAAATGGCGAAGCAGTATCATCCCGACGCCAATCCGGATGACAGTTCGGCGGAACAAAAATTCAAGGAAGCCAGCGAAGCCTACGAGGTCCTGAAGGAGCCGCAAAAGCGTGCTGCCTATGACCGCTTCGGCCACGCCGCTTTCGAAGACGGCCGCGGTGGTGCGGGCGGTCCCGGGTTCGGCCCGGAGTTTTCATCCTCCATGTCCGATATTTTCGAGGACCTGTTCGGCGAGTTCATGGGCGGCGGCGGTGGCGGCAGGCGTCCCGGCGGGCGTGGCGGCAGCAGTGCCGCGCGCGGTTCGGACCTGCGCTACGACATGGAAATCTCGCTGACCGATGCCTATGCCGGCAAGTCGGCGCAAATCCGGGTGCCGACCTCGGTGTCGTGCGAGACCTGCTCCGGCAGCGGGGCCAAGCCGGGCACCAACCCAAGCACCTGTTCGACCTGTAACGGCCAGGGCGCCGTCAGGTCATCATCCGGTTTCTTTACGGTGGAGCGTGCCTGCCCGACATGCCAGGGCCGGGGAACTGTCATATCCGATCCATGCACCAATTGCTCCGGCCAGGGCCGGGTTCAGAAAGAGCGCACCCTGTCGGTGAACATTCCCGCCGGTGTGGAAGACGGCACGCGCATCCGCCTCGCCAATGAAGGCGAAAGTGGCGTGCGGGGCGGTCCTGCCGGTGACCTCTACATCTTCCTGGCAATCAAGCAGCACGAGTTCTTCCAGCGTGACGGGGCCGACCTGTTTTCGCGCGTACCGATCTCCATGACATCAGCTGCTCTTGGCGGTGAAATCGAAGTGCCGACCATTGACGGCAAGAAGGCGCGCGTGACCATTCCCGAAGGCACCCAGGGCGGCAAGCAGTTCCGCCTCAAGGGCAAGGGCATGCCGGTGCTGCGTTCAAGCCAGCATGGCGACATGTATATTCAGGTGAGCGTCGAAACACCGGTAAACCTGTCCCGCAAGCAAAAGGATCTGCTGCGGGATTTCGAAAGCCAGGGCAAGGACAACTCTCCGCAGTCGGCAGGGTTTTTTACCAAAGCGCGTTCATTCTGGGATAGTTTCGGCAGCTAG